The following proteins come from a genomic window of Sardina pilchardus chromosome 1, fSarPil1.1, whole genome shotgun sequence:
- the LOC134087771 gene encoding histone H1-like yields the protein MAETAPAPAAAPAKAPKKKAPRPKKTGPSVSELVTKAVSASKEKKGVSLAALKKALAAGGYDVEKNNARVKVAIKSLVTKGTLVQTKGTGASGSFKLNKTVEKKPAKKAAPKAKKPAAKKPAAAKKPKKAVAKKPAAVKKSPKKAAKKPATPKKATKSPKKAKKPAAPKKAAKSPKKAKAAKPKTAKPKAAKPKAAKPKKAAPKKK from the coding sequence ATGGCAGAAACGGCTCCAGCTCCCGCCGCGGCCCCAGCAAAGGCCCCCAAGAAGAAGGCGCCCCGACCCAAGAAGACTGGCCCAAGTGTGAGCGAGCTCGTCACCAAGGCCGTCTCTGCCTctaaagagaagaagggagtcTCTCTGGCTGCGCTGAAGAAGGCTCTGGCAGCTGGTGGATACGACGTGGAGAAGAATAACGCTCGTGTCAAGGTGGCCATCAAGAGTTTGGTAACAAAGGGAACTCTAGTCCAGACTAAAGGGACCGGCGCCTCCGGCTCCTTCAAACTGAACAAGACGGTGGAAAAGAAGCCCGCAAAGAAGGCAGCTCCTAAAGCCAAGAAACCAGCAGCGAAGAAGCCTGCCGCGGCCAAGAAGCCCAAGAAGGCAGTAGCCAAGAAGCCCGCGGCTGTCAAAAAGTCCCCGAAGAAAGCAGCCAAGAAGCCCGCTACACCGAAAAAGGCAACGAAGAGCCCGAAGAAAGCCAAGAAGCCCGCTGCACCCAAGAAGGCAGCGAAGAGCCCCAAGAAAGCAAAGGCAGCGAAACCCAAGACTGCGAAACCCAAGGCGGCGAAACCAAAAGCTGCCAAGCCCAAAAAGGCTGCACCCAAGAAGAAGTAA
- the LOC134087840 gene encoding histone H2A, producing the protein MSGRGKTGGKARAKAKTRSSRAGLQFPVGRVHRLLRKGNYAQRVGAGAPVYLAAVLEYLTAEILELAGNAARDNKKTRIIPRHLQLAVRNDEELNKLLGGVTIAQGGVLPNIQAVLLPKKTEKSK; encoded by the coding sequence ATGAGTGGAAGAGGTAAAACTGGTGGCAAAGCCAGAGCAAAGGCAAAGACTCGTTCATCCAGAGCTGGACTTCAGTTCCCCGTTGGCCGTGTGCACAGGCTGTTGCGCAAAGGCAACTATGCCCAGCGTGTCGGCGCTGGTGCACCGGTCTACTTGGCTGCCGTGCTCGAGTACCTGACCGCTGAGATCCTGGAGTTGGCCGGTAACGCTGCCCGTGATAACAAGAAGACCCGTATCATTCCCCGCCATCTGCAGCTTGCTGTGCGTAACGACGAGGAGTTAAACAAGCTTCTCGGTGGTGTGACCATCGCTCAGGGTGGTGTGTTGCCTAATATCCAGGCTGTGCTGCTGCCCAAGAAGACCGAGAAGTCCAAGTAA
- the LOC134087806 gene encoding histone H3, with the protein MARTKQTARKSTGGKAPRKQLATKAARKSAPATGGVKKPHRYRPGTVALREIRRYQKSTELLIRKLPFQRLVREIAQDFKTDLRFQSSAVMALQEASEAYLVGLFEDTNLCAIHAKRVTIMPKDIQLARRIRGERA; encoded by the coding sequence ATGGCCAGAACCAAGCAAACCGCCCGTAAATCCACCGGAGGCAAGGCTCCGAGGAAGCAGCTCGCCACCAAGGCTGCGCGTAAAAGCGCACCAGCAACGGGTGGCGTGAAGAAACCTCACCGTTACAGGCCTGGCACAGTGGCTCTGAGAGAGATCCGTCGTTATCAGAAGTCCACCGAGCTGTTGATCCGCAAGTTGCCCTTCCAGCGTCTGGTCAGAGAAATCGCTCAGGATTTCAAGACCGACCTGCGCTTCCAGAGCTCTGCTGTCATGGCTCTACAGGAGGCTAGCGAGGCTTACCTCGTCGGTCTGTTCGAGGACACTAACTTGTGCGCTATCCACGCCAAGAGAGTGACCATCATGCCCAAGGACATCCAGCTGGCTCGTCGTATCCGTGGGGAACGTGCCTAA